TTCCGCAGCCTGATCATCATAGCCTATCAACTTTGTTGGCGTTGTAGACGTTGTAGCTATATCATCACCAACCTTTGTTGTTACATAATCCCAGTAATCGTGTCTTACAATATCATCGGCCATATTATTCAAGTTATAGTGCGAACCATAAACTTCCTGACCCACCTCTTTTACCAATACGTCGAATCCATTGGTACCTATTTTGATATGAACCCATTCATTAATCACATCCATAGCACAGGTATCAATTAGGACACGGCCAACGCTGAACGAGGAGTATGATTCTGTTACTTTATCACACCCAACCACCTCCCCCCATAGACCTCCTATCGACTTAAAGGTATCCACAGTCCAAGCATGAAGCGGAACCCCAAAGCACTCTAACCACACCCTGTGAGATTCACTTCTTTCCGATTCATCCCACCTCCACACGCTATGAAAAAAGCTGCAGTAGGCTATTCATTTTAAACGTGTACGTCTCTTCAGCATTCAGCAGAATGTCAAAGGTCAACATTGCTTTATACGCTCCCATTTCACGAACTTGAACTACTTGAGGGAAAATCTTCTCAACCATACCCTTTAGTGACCTAAAGTCAATGGCCTTCGTTGTACCACCTATTAGACTTTTCTATAGCCAGTCTAAATTTTCTTTCGCCACAGCAACTTCCAATTCCTTTGTCCACCCATTTCCATGTGGGTCTTGGATCTTTTTCCCGTTGGACACATCTTCAGGGCATCTAGATGGGGTTATCTGAGCAACCTTACTTTCTCACGGCGGCTGGCGGATCATGTCGTTTCGGTTGCCACCTGCTGGTTGTATCTTCTTCATGTCCTTCGTATTCGACAATCTCCTGTACTTTGCTTCCCCAACAAACACCTCCTTTCCTCTCAGCTTCAGACGATTCATTTCTGTTATAGCTTTCAAAGCTCCTCCCTTTGTAGTGTAGTGTATGAACACAAACATATAAATCGTACCCCTTTTTTGTTTTCGTGAAAGGTATATGTCATTTATGCGGCCAGTCCAACAGAACAACTGATACAATTCTCTCTTCGAGATGTCTTCTGGTAGATTATCCAAGAAAATCAAGAACGACTCATTCTCCAATCGACGGTACTCTTCTCTGTTCCAAACCCTAGGATCCTTTACCTGATTCCTATAGCTACCCCTCTCAGTGTTTCCCacccactctctctctctaactctctctctcatctctctctttcATATGTCTTTAGTCTCTTCTAAATATTATGTGTACctcactctatttttcttccaAATAATTTTACTATCACTTGATAACAATGTATATTGTATAGAATCTGAATGCATTGATGCGACACGGAAGCATGAGTCTCGCGGAAGAAAAGCAAATTCTGAGAAACATAGACACTCATCAGAGAGATGCTGATAAATTTCAGTCACTAGAAGTGCTTAGAAATACTGTAATTTAAGGACTTATAATCTTTGATTTGATTAAAAATTTATACGAGTGTTGAAAATTTTAAACAGATCAAATGGGTTACTCTGAGAATCATTGCCATAAGCTACTGAGAGAAATTGAACAATtccaaaaccaaaagaaaaaagcTGATGCCAATGCTTCTGCGAAGGGGAAGATTCCGGGCTATGTATCGATGAAAAACGCCATAAAGGACCAAATCAAGGTGAGTTATGGCATTGACATCAAAGCATCACATTCAATTATTTGTGTCATAAGATGCTACTTGTAacagatttttttttcttaacttGTTATAGGTGTTCTGTGATGAATCTTCGGAGAACAGAAAAAAAGAGATGGCAGAATGTACCAAAATTAGAAATGCAGAGAAAAAACAAGAGGCCATAAACCAAGAATTACATTCTTTGAAAAGAAAGTTGGGAGAAAAGCAGAAGAAAAAGGGTGAAGTATATGAATCCATTTCTAAACTGAAGCAGTTATATGATGAAGAGGTATGCATATGATTTGCTATCATTTCTCGATTTCATTTGTAAGAATATGATTTACTATTAACTTAATGAATCAAAACCTTATAaaatgaaaaacacaaaaaatagccTAAAGATTATACACAGCAATCAGATAGATTATTTTGCCAAATAAACTTATAAGAATGCTGCAACAGAGAAAGAAGTACAAAATTATTACCCATACGGTTTAAATTATGTTTTCCATGTATGGATATTAGATTAGGAAAGAAATTCTTTTtagtaataagagaaattcttttGCCAAATAATTATTAAAGGAATGACACAACTAAAATTGACACTTAATTGTTACATAACCCACTGGACGAGAAAGCGGTCCT
The DNA window shown above is from Arachis ipaensis cultivar K30076 chromosome B08, Araip1.1, whole genome shotgun sequence and carries:
- the LOC107610496 gene encoding sex-lethal homolog, with the protein product MRERVREREWVGNTERGSYRNQVKDPRVWNREEYRRLENESFLIFLDNLPEDISKRELYQLFCWTGRINDIYLSRKQKRGTIYMFVFIHYTTKGGALKAITEMNRLKLRGKEVFVGEAKYRRLSNTKDMKKIQPAGGNRNDMIRQPP
- the LOC110265231 gene encoding uncharacterized protein LOC110265231 produces the protein MGYSENHCHKLLREIEQFQNQKKKADANASAKGKIPGYVSMKNAIKDQIKVFCDESSENRKKEMAECTKIRNAEKKQEAINQELHSLKRKLGEKQKKKGEVYESISKLKQLYDEEHIFYRVKEKRGGREGKGKGPSPLLLAAAAPAPRRSVLVARSHREGGRRCSPPSPTSSPHPRHHRRLALALISPHLLLIVAPLFCRCTSSRRLFW